A single window of Montipora capricornis isolate CH-2021 chromosome 14, ASM3666992v2, whole genome shotgun sequence DNA harbors:
- the LOC138032343 gene encoding BAG family molecular chaperone regulator 4-like yields the protein METYQAHMPGFPPLPQGWEMKHDPNSGRPFFIDHKTRTTSWEDPRTQKAYTAPTSQPMNQSTVQPFQMPTASGTQQYQPPASSSSVMPQPNSRQGYQSPANSNQPYQLPPGQLQEMPPLRQPYPPADFSGHGYRYQPQQQQPTIPQKPYQAHHSGMTVPSTSQTYQIPPAGPVHQTSAVNGPAMYGSVNQVMPPSPSLPQQMPSTSPSQPFQVPSQPTPPYQVPRSAVNQPYQASVQKQSQSFGETRALSGQPMQMQMPPSQVTQAYHTPTSAQPYQSSGQVNSPAPSQLANQPYQPSPSLAQAPFQSSGPVFPTSGQTNQPVYQLPAQASGHSYPPPTLSVGKPYQVDTMQSTVPSPAGIMTTPLQGSGQQPPRGMPAPLPQQHGREPPNQQPQQYLYQNNYGYSSPSVSSTSGSRPTAENQAYHTPPAAVQQQITDGQPPSYSPSVAPQPSQWMPPFANPAPAVHRASPFQYNTQQASYPLDQSGNQPLQSQTIPASYQSTSLSSTSGYPVVNQQQPVLPNQQPYAQPPPPPYGITYNHPGIAAPRSQYIAHRSVSSDAKINSIDILLCRAEELEPRILSFSGRRGDREFIFLDEQLTKLILELDKVQTDGLEEIRTARKSAVQRIQFLINTLEAKG from the exons GCACCAACATCACAGCCAATGAACCAGTCCACAGTTCAACCATTTCAAATGCCAACTGCAAGTGGAACTCAACAATACCAACCTCCGGCATCGAGTTCTAGTGTAATGCCTCAGCCAAACTCAAGACAGGGCTATCAGAGTCCAGCAAACAGCAATCAACCTTACCAATTACCTCCTGGCCAGCTACAGGAGATGCCACCTTTAAGACAACCTTATCCACCGGCTGACTTTAGTGGTCATGGGTACCGATAtcaaccacaacaacaacaacctacGATTCCACAGAAGCCTTATCAAGCACACCACAGTGGGATGACAGTGCCAAGTACAAGCCAGACGTATCAGATACCACCAGCAGGTCCAGTACACCAAACGTCTGCTGTAAATGGGCCAGCTATGTATGGTAGTGTTAATCAAGTCATGCCACCGTCTCCTAGTTTGCCGCAGCAAATGCCTTCCACATCCCCAAGCCAACCATTTCAAGTGCCATCTCAACCTACTCCACCATATCAGGTGCCTCGGTCAGCTGTTAATCAGCCTTATCAAGCAtcagttcaaaaacaaagccAATCTTTTGGTGAAACAAGGGCACTTTCTGGTCAGCCCATGCAAATGCAAATGCCACCTTCACAGGTAACCCAAGCTTACCACACACCCACATCTGCTCAGCCATATCAGAGCTCTGGACAAGTAAACAGTCCTGCACCATCTCAACTTGCTAACCAGCCATACCAGCCCTCACCAAGCCTAGCACAGGCACCATTCCAATCTAGTGGACCAGTATTTCCAACATCAGGACAAACAAATCAGCCAGTTTATCAACTGCCAGCCCAAGCATCTGGTCATTCTTATCCACCACCTACACTGTCGGTTGGCAAGCCCTATCAAGTGGATACCATGCAAAGCACTGTGCCTTCGCCTGCAGGCATCATGACGACCCCTCTTCAAGGAAGTGGCCAACAACCCCCACGTGGAATGCCAGCACCTTTGCCTCAACAACATGGAAGGGAACCCCCTAATCAGCAACCACAGCAGTATCTATATCAAAATAACTATGGATATTCATCGCCTTCCGTGTCAAGTACGTCTGGAAGTAGACCAACAGCTGAAAACCAGGCATATCATACCCCACCAGCTGCTGTGCAACAACAGATAACAGATGGCCAACCACCCTCTTATTCCCCATCAGTAGCTCCCCAACCATCACAATGGATGCCTCCATTTGCTAATCCTGCACCGGCTGTTCATAGGGCTAGTCCATTCCAATACAACACGCAGCAAGCGTCATATCCTCTTGACCAGTCTGGAAATCAGCCGCTGCAATCCCAAACTATACCTGCTAGTTATCAATCCACATCCTTGTCAAGCACTTCTGGATACCCCGTTGTCAATCAACAGCAGCCTGTTTTGCCAAATCAACAGCCTTATGCTCAGCCCCCACCACCACCTTATGGAATCACTTATAATCACCCTGGTATTGCTGCACCTCGTAGCCAATATATAGCtcacagatctgtttcgtctgATGCCAAAATCAATTCAATTGATATCCTGCTTTGTCGAGCAGAGGAACTGGAACCAAGAATCTTGTCATTTTCTGGGAGAAGAG GTGACagagaatttatttttctggaTGAGCAATTAACGAAGTTAATTTTGGAGCTAGACAAAGTTCAAACCGATGGACTGGAAGAAATTCGAACTGCGCGCAAGTCTGCTGTTCAAAGAATACAGTTTTTGATCAACACTTTGGAAGCTAAAGGTTGA
- the LOC138032741 gene encoding protein IMPACT-like, protein MDTESLSEQIEEIEALSAIYGQDFLVVDEAKRIYEIRVSHESDSWWSATLQVLLPPEYPSKVPPVFEIHSAWMCEADLFQVSDLFYTISRDHHGEILLYQWVEALRAFIDKSQQSRTEEGKKEEVGGTVSIKVSDSGNEEPEICDFDLESLTVSDQEDNALGALQSAKLEDKPEIIHGEPFTDRKSTFQAHLAHVVTQEQVKQVMEELRRNRKISNAAHNVMAYRIFCKDRNSFLQDCDDDGEAMAGGRLLHLLQILEARNIVVIVTRWYGGILLGPDRFKHYNNCARDVIKVAGFMDHNLTDRKESKSKSRSKIGKKHKQYRKAEKLDEKGLFYTKRYV, encoded by the exons ATGGATACGGAAAGTCTCTCAGAACAGATCGAAGAAATCGAAGCGCTGTCTGCTATTTACGGCCAAGATTTCCTTGTCGTCGACGAAGCGAAAAGAATCTACGAGATCCGCGTTTCACACGAGAGCGACTCGTGGTGGTCTGCAACTCTGCAAGTTCTTTTGCCCCCGGAATATCCATCCAAAGTACCtcctgtttttgaaattcactcTGCGTGGATGTGTGAAGCTGATCTATTCCAGGTGTCGGATTTGTTTTACACAATTTCTCGCGATCATCATGGCGAAATTCTACTTTATCAGTGGGTGGAAGCCTTGAGGGCATTTATTGACAAAAGTCAGCAATCAAGGACAGAAGAAG GCAAGAAAGAGGAAGTGGGTGGAACAGTTTCAATAAAGGTCAGTGACAGTGGTAATGAAGAACCTGAAATTTGTGACTTTGATTTGGAATCATTAACTGTGTCAGATCAAGAAGATAATGCACTTGGGGCTCTTCAAAGTGCAAAGTTAGAAGACAAGCCAGAGATTATTCATGGTGAACCTTTCACAGACAGAAAAAGCACCTTTCAAGCTCACCTTGCTCATGTAGTAACTCAAGAACAAGTGAAACAAGTTATGGAAGAACTGAGGCGAAATAGAAAAATAAGCAATGCTGCTCATAATGTGATGGCATATAGAATTTTTTGTAAGGATCGCAACTCGTTTCTCCAAGattgtgatgatgatggtgaggCGATGGCTGGTGGAAGGTTGCTTCATCTTCTTCAAATccttgaagcaagaaacattgTTGTCATTGTAACACGGTGGTATGGGGGAATCCTACTAGGTCCTGATAGATTCAAACATTATAACAACTGTGCAAGAGATGTTATAAAAGTTGCTGGGTTTATGGACCATAATCTTACTGATAGAAAAGAATCAAAGAGCAAAAGTAGATCTAAGATTGGAAAGAAACATAAACAATATCGCAAGGCTGAAAAATTGGATGAGAAAGGTCTTTTTTATACAAAGAGATATGTGTAA
- the LOC138032745 gene encoding coiled-coil domain-containing protein 43-like, with translation MADGTSCELSNGCGGEFENWLSARLRTLGLDEDVFGSYVVGVLDSEDTDEERKDALIGILEGMTDHPVEDLCSEVIDRWKTSRAEAIKMRVQLEEQKAAEKQNKLAEIMEKQASTVDTMKPAQEKSDNEVKKLLVVQYGHASDDELSDNNDEENAASTDKDSGICKNANAQSVADREKDKRDKLKQENEHKKQQIKTRSTRKRKTEI, from the exons ATGGCGGACGGCACGTCTTGTGAGCTCTCGAATGGATGTGGTGGGGAATTTGAAAATTGGCTCAGTGCTCGTCTGAGAACGCTAGGACTCGATGAAGATGTTTTCGGAAGTTACGTCGTGGGGGTTTTGGATTCAGAAGATACCGACGAAGAGCGCAAAGATGCCCTGATTGGCATACTCGAAGGAATGACG GATCATCCTGTAGAAGATCTGTGCAGTGAAGTCATTGACAGGTGGAAAACATCAAGAGCAGAAGCTATCAAGATGAGAGTGCAGTTAGAAG AACAGAAAGCAgcagagaaacaaaataaattggCAGAAATCATGGAAAAGCAAGCTTCAACGGTCGACACAATGAAACCGGCCCAAGAGAAGTCAGACAATGAGGTCAAGAAATTGCTAGTGGTGCAATATGGTCATGCATCTGATGACGAACTCT CTGATAACAATGACGAAGAGAATGCTGCATCCACAGATAAAGATTCTG gaataTGTAAGAATGCGAATGCACAATCAGTGGCCGACAGGGAAAAGGACAAGAGAGATAAActtaaacaagaaaatgaaCATAAGAAGCAACAAATAAAGACACGAAGCAcgcgaaaaagaaaaacagaaatctGA